TCAACGATCCAGATGGCATCGTTGCAGTCTGGaaccttcaccttcttgaAAGACCTGAATTTGTCTTCCATTCTCCTGTATGTATCCATGACACTTGACAACGTTTACCCAGCTAAAACTCATCTCAGTCGGACGTACTTTCCGTGAATTTTTCACCCTATCACCCTACTCTCATTTTCGGTGGCACATACTCTGGTCAAGTGCTCCTGTGGGATACTCGAGCAAAGCATTTGCCGGTCCTTAAAACCCCATTATCGGCCACCGCTCACACCTATCCCATTTACGCTATGAAGATGGTTGGCACGCAGAATGCCAACAACCTTATCTCCAGTAGTACAGATGGGCTCGTTTGTTCTTGGTTAGCTGATATGCTGGCTCAACCACAAGTGAGCCATCCAGTCGTCACCAGCACGCGAAGCTAACCCTCCATGTCCGTTCAGGAAGCACTTCCACTTACCATGCCTGCTCATAACAAGACGGACGAGGTGTCCATCACGTGCTTCGACTTTCCTGACAACGAGACATCGACTTTCTGGATCGGTACTGAAGAAGGATCTGTCTACCAGGCCAATCGTTACGACCGTGCATCTGCCAAGGCGGGGATCAACCCTGATGAAGCGTATCGCGGCCATGCCGCTCCGGTTACAGGTATCCACTTCCATCCCGGTACAGGTTCCATTGACTTTtccaaccttttccttACCAGCTCTGTCGACTGGACAGTTAAGCTGTGGCGAACAAAAGCTGCTAACACTACAAAGGGAGCATCCGGGACGCAGGCGAATGGGAACGGAGAAGACAAGACTGTGGCTCCTGTGCACTCGTTTGAAGAGGCGAGCGACTATGTGTTTGATGTCAAATGGcatcctcaccatcccGCTGTGTTTGGTACAGTTGACGGGTCTGGAAAGTTTGACTTGTGGAATCTTAACCAGGATGTTGAAGTGGGTTACTCTGATAACAATCCGCAGAGCAATTTGCTGATCACGCGTGACAGGTACCCATCATCTCAACCAATGTCTCTCCTCGTGCAATCAACAAGCTCGCCTGGGATCGCTCAGCGACAGCGCGCAAAGTTGCTTTGGGTTCATCTGACGGCAAGGTGTATATCTACGATGTGGCAGAAAAGTTGGTCGTGCCTCGGGATAGTGAATGGGTGGAAACGCAGAAGAATGTGCAGAGTTTGGCTGCCAGCAAGGACGGTGCAAACGGTGTGCTTGGAAACGAGAGTGTTTCAGGATCTGCAGGAAGATATAGGTTATGAATGTAGCTTAGCCCTGCGAAACTCAATGTCACGATGTAACGACTTAACGACGGGATAGTACAAATCGGTATTCATCTCAGAATACAATCATCCAGAGCCGATAATTAACCAAGACTGCTGTAACCGCCCCTGCCTCCGCTGCCTGAACCCCGCACGTTGGCCACAACGTGAGAAATCAAATCTTGCCCAAGAGTCGGTACTTCTCGCCAAAAATCACGATGGGGTATAAGGTCCCAGCCCCTGGCAGAATATTGCTGATGGTTATAGAATATCCCTGTCCATGGCCGTCAGCTGGGCTACGATGGACAAGATCAAATCAGACAATAACTTACCAATGGCGAAGTACAGAATTAACCCGATAATAATCAACCAGAACAGAGTCTTCACAAACGAAAAGAATCCGCCCCCGCCACCACTTGAGCCAGATGGGCTAGAAGAATCCCCTGAACGTGGGCAAGCATCGGGAGTTGCCCATTCGAGTGACAGGAGACCGGCAGTATAAGAGACGAGCGTTGGGTTAGGAGAGTCTGACGATGTGTCACACAAAAGTGTAAGTTGGAGATGCTGGGGAACACTATTCGCCATGGGAATTAGCTGCATTCGCAATCATCCCGACGAAAAACGTGACATACCCAGCATACTCCTGCCCTTTTACACTAATCTCCAGACCTTGttcccccttctttcccaaaGGCGTTGCTGTGATATCACTGTCTGGTGTATCGACTGTCCAAAATGAAACCACAGCCGTCACCCGATCTGGGtctgaggatgaaggcTTGTGGTTTATAAGCTTGAGACAGACCCTTGTATTTTCGGGACACTACAAAAGCCATCCATTCGATCATTAACATATTCTTATTACACATAAACATACCACCCACCTGGTCCTCATCGGCGACACCGTCCTCCTTCCCTAAACCTTCTCCCCCGCACAAGTTCATAGACACCTTCACTTCCGATGTTGTTGGTGGTGTAGAGCTATCTTTGGATGCTGTGCGAAGGCCAGCCAAGGGCGAAATGTCgtaagagatggagaaggcggtGATGGAACAGTCAAAGGCAGCAacgagaggaaggaaagcgaGGAAAGTTAGTGTCGGCCGCATGATCCGTGGCAATGTTCAAGTGCGCAGGATAGGACTATGGATGAGTCTAAATTCTaagggatgaagatatATTGAAAGAATATCAGAATAGTTAGAAAAAGGAGTTTGGATGTAATCAACTCGAATGGGTCTTGTCGTCATCACAACATCATTTCTCCGTCTCAGCACTCAATCCGCGATTTCCACACCTCTCCTTCAGATCTTGTCTCGCAACAGTATACAACATGGCCCTTTCGGGACAAGCTACACCCTCAGAGGCCGGTCCATCGAAGTCTTCTCTGATCCCAGGTCCTTCGGCTTACCATGAATCTTCACAATTCCGTCACTGGCGCTTTTCCCCGTCGACTTTGAATAGAATACGGTCAGAGTTGAATACCAAGTCGGTCGAAGTGGCTAGGAGGAACACGGAACTAGAGAAGGTAAACGTTCAATTGTGTCCTATACCTGGCCACGTATTACAAAAAACATATCGTTGACAACCGGCTGACGAATTCCACAGGAAGCTCAGAAATCACTAGGGCATGACATTGCCGATCCACCACCAGCCGCAACTTATCTTACAGTCAACGACGAACTTTTGCTTCTCCGCTTTTACTGTTCACAGGTATCTAGGATCTGCCGGGAAGGCTTTGGTCTTCCAGAGGTGGTAGAATCTACAGCAATCAGTTATGTTAAGAGGTTCTACCTCAAGAACAGTGTCATGGAATGGCATCCCAAGATCATCATGTAAGTTGGTCGCTCATCTCGTCACATGAAGACTAATGTCGTAATTTAGGCCAACGTGCCTTTATCTAGCTGCCAAAACGACAAATTTTCCAATCCCAGCGGACCAATTCGTGTCCAAGATCCCGAAACTCACTCCGGAAGATGTCTTGGAGAAAGAGTTTCTGGTCGCTCAAAGCCTGTCGTTCGAGTTCTGGGTGCGTGGGGCGGATAAGGCTTTGAGAGGCTGGACATTGGATATGCAAGTAAGTGATCCATGACTTGTATTCGCGTATTGTCCATTGACAGATGGCCCTAAAAGGATCAACAGAATCCGCCACTAGAAGCAATCCAAAAGGCCATCGCACCAGCTTTTACACATCTCTCCACATCCTACCTTTCAGATGCCGAATTTATCTTCACACCTTCACAAATATCTTTAGCTTGCTTGAGGATGGCGGACAGAAAGCTGGTTGAGGGCTTTTTGGAAGAGCGGTATGCTGCCCATGCGGCTGCGATCGCTTCAAAGTCAATGAACGGCGTTGAAGAAAGCGAGAATGGGACACCAGTTCAGGGGCCTGCACCTCTATATGGTATGGAGAAAGTCAGGCTCTTGGAAATCCTTGACCAAATTGAAGCCATAATCCGGGCAGTTGCCGTCGAGTTGGATGtcaagaaggtgaaggaggttgaTAAGCGATTGAGACAATGTACCAACCCTGAAAAGATCCCGGGAACTGCCTTGTAAGTTCTTTTTGCTTGTTTATTTATAGATAATCGTCTCATTCTTGTGGCTAGATATGTCAAGCGAaagcaagagaaagaagcagCAGACGCAGCAGCTAAAGCAACTAAAACACTCAAGTCTCAATCTTCCGCCGCGGATAGCGACATGTTCTTTGGTGGTTCTCTTCCATTGGCCAACGGTCAGAGCAAATCAAGGGTCCCTTTGTCCCCCCGAGTCAACCTCAATAGTAACCAAAAGGCTGGAGGCGCTGAAATGGAAATAAGCGACACAGGAATGGGTATTCAGggggaaagtggagggCTGCTAATGGGGGGCAAAGGGTTGAAGGATGTAGGCCTACCATTATCGAAGGATTAGGCTGATAATATGGATGTCATTGTTGCATATCAAAGCCCAACTAGATATAAATGCACATGTTGAACAGATCACCGATTATTGATCCTGATAGCTTTTTTTCCCTAGTGATAACTATAAAGTCAAAGAGAAATGTTACGAAAAGGCATTGAGAAGTTTACGGATTTTTGACAGCAAAATGAATGTTAATGTCTTCCCAGGGTTCAGGCTGATTGATGCTCAGAATCTTTTTGGTGGCAAGAGCTGTATCAGAATCAGTGTGAAATCACAGTAACGCCAGAAAAGCAGAAGACATACTAAGACAATCATACTAAAAGGACGAAGATCAGCGTTACCTGGAGATTGAGGGAACGCGCAACTCACAAAAGCGACCGCCGCTACATGCTTTGAAGACTTTTCTGGCACTAGCTCGTTGAATTCTACCTCTTGTTTATCAAGAGTGAGCATGCGCTTCTCAACGTACCTACAGCCTTATTAGACCTGTTAAAAGACCAATCAAGAGCACCCACGTGAAAAAGTCTCGGCACTGCTTTTCAAGAGTCGCCAGCATCTCTGGGCGGAACGCTTCGGGGAGATCAGCCAGTCTCGCTTCCTGAGTTTCTGATGATATGATGTTCGCAAGATCAAGCTCATCAGGCAGTACTACAAATCCTTAGCAGTGCTCCTTCAGAGTACGTTTAAAGACGCACCATCTAGGTCGCTGTCATTTCCTGGAGCCAACATGAGAGGATCGTCG
This Cryptococcus neoformans var. neoformans JEC21 chromosome 9 sequence DNA region includes the following protein-coding sequences:
- a CDS encoding dynein intermediate chain, putative; the encoded protein is MSDRRRQEIEEKRARLAELRRARDERKQLLAQAEKGSAEPLSTSRRDVNELVDSLLARPATPLTGPSSTRPSTIGTPARPSGSTPPASIPGTPGGRVSRLSNDGSLSRVAGSTAGGASVGVPGTVDQENMPSPSPSQAVDFVDHQAELFELPSKSAKAAPVTYSKAIQTMTSMSTSTDDADVDDAQSEGEDGTGRRRRRKGEADESGKETEDEMRKRILEELDEERKALEKELRELREKTEELKIAELSDEQRQAIFAAPDFTSFIEESTRIVQRALSDGYDYIKDYTIGIDGAFDESEGQKVKLFCAFSDERWTNGRSVTDVDWSPKFPELSVASYNKNPSAVNDPDGIVAVWNLHLLERPEFVFHSPSDVLSVNFSPYHPTLIFGGTYSGQVLLWDTRAKHLPVLKTPLSATAHTYPIYAMKMVGTQNANNLISSSTDGLVCSWLADMLAQPQEALPLTMPAHNKTDEVSITCFDFPDNETSTFWIGTEEGSVYQANRYDRASAKAGINPDEAYRGHAAPVTGIHFHPGTGSIDFSNLFLTSSVDWTVKLWRTKAANTTKGASGTQANGNGEDKTVAPVHSFEEASDYVFDVKWHPHHPAVFGTVDGSGKFDLWNLNQDVEVPIISTNVSPRAINKLAWDRSATARKVALGSSDGKVYIYDVAEKLVVPRDSEWVETQKNVQSLAASKDGANGVLGNESVSGSAGRYRL
- a CDS encoding expressed protein; this encodes MRPTLTFLAFLPLVAAFDCSITAFSISYDISPLAGLRTASKDSSTPPTTSEVKVSMNLCGGEGLGKEDGVADEDQCPENTRVCLKLINHKPSSSDPDRVTAVVSFWTVDTPDSDITATPLGKKGEQGLEISVKGQEYAGVPQHLQLTLLCDTSSDSPNPTLVSYTAGLLSLEWATPDACPRSGDSSSPSGSSGGGGGFFSFVKTLFWLIIIGLILYFAIGIFYNHQQYSARGWDLIPHRDFWREVPTLGQDLISHVVANVRGSGSGGRGGYSSLG
- a CDS encoding cyclin-dependent protein kinase regulator, putative, which codes for MALSGQATPSEAGPSKSSLIPGPSAYHESSQFRHWRFSPSTLNRIRSELNTKSVEVARRNTELEKEAQKSLGHDIADPPPAATYLTVNDELLLLRFYCSQVSRICREGFGLPEVVESTAISYVKRFYLKNSVMEWHPKIIMPTCLYLAAKTTNFPIPADQFVSKIPKLTPEDVLEKEFLVAQSLSFEFWVRGADKALRGWTLDMQDQQNPPLEAIQKAIAPAFTHLSTSYLSDAEFIFTPSQISLACLRMADRKLVEGFLEERYAAHAAAIASKSMNGVEESENGTPVQGPAPLYGMEKVRLLEILDQIEAIIRAVAVELDVKKVKEVDKRLRQCTNPEKIPGTALYVKRKQEKEAADAAAKATKTLKSQSSAADSDMFFGGSLPLANGQSKSRVPLSPRVNLNSNQKAGGAEMEISDTGMGIQGESGGLLMGGKGLKDVGLPLSKD